A region of Candidatus Megaera polyxenophila DNA encodes the following proteins:
- a CDS encoding deoxyribodipyrimidine photolyase gives MTNKPIILWFRQDLRLSDNPALDYAAKSLRPIIPIYILDVRANIGSASKWWLYHSLQSLVQSLNQKLSFFIGDPQEIIDKLIRENNAAEVVWNRCYEPAVIKRDKGIKEYLKNQNVQVKSFNSALLLEPQDTLKEDNTNYKVFTAFYKKNYLQGNSKIRLPIAKPPNLNLLKIESLSLTDLSLIPKIKWYKNFEKIWQPGENGAFIALDKFLAKGLKGYKELRNRADLEYSSKLSPHLHFGEISPNIIWHNICSYSQKHGYDVDAEHFLSELVWREFSSNLLYFFPDLPQKNLQQKFDNFPWEENNDFLIKWQKGMTGYPIVDAGMRELWQTGFMHNRVRMIVASFLVKHLMINWRRGLEWFHDCLVDADIANNSASWQWVAGSGADAAPYFRIFNPILQGQKFDPEGNYTKKFVPELKQLPIKYLFSPWLAPESILAALNIRIGIDYPKPIVVHEKARQKALAAYNAISV, from the coding sequence ATGACCAATAAACCTATAATATTATGGTTCAGACAAGACCTGCGCTTAAGCGACAACCCAGCTTTAGATTATGCGGCTAAATCTTTACGCCCAATAATTCCAATTTATATTTTAGATGTAAGAGCTAATATCGGCTCAGCAAGTAAGTGGTGGTTATATCATAGCCTGCAAAGCCTTGTTCAATCTCTAAATCAGAAATTAAGTTTTTTTATTGGTGATCCACAAGAAATTATTGATAAATTGATAAGAGAAAATAACGCTGCTGAAGTAGTTTGGAATAGATGCTATGAACCTGCGGTAATCAAGAGAGATAAAGGTATCAAGGAGTATCTCAAAAACCAAAACGTTCAGGTAAAAAGTTTTAATTCTGCTTTATTACTTGAACCACAAGATACCCTGAAAGAAGATAACACTAATTATAAAGTGTTCACGGCATTTTATAAAAAAAACTATTTACAAGGTAATTCTAAAATACGATTGCCAATTGCTAAACCCCCTAATTTAAATTTACTAAAAATAGAATCATTATCACTTACTGATTTATCTTTAATACCTAAAATAAAATGGTATAAAAATTTTGAAAAAATATGGCAGCCAGGAGAAAATGGAGCTTTTATTGCCCTCGATAAATTCCTTGCGAAAGGTTTAAAGGGTTATAAAGAGCTTCGTAATAGAGCTGATTTAGAATATTCATCAAAATTATCACCGCATTTACATTTTGGGGAAATATCTCCAAATATAATCTGGCATAACATCTGCTCATACTCACAGAAACATGGTTACGACGTTGATGCAGAGCACTTTTTATCTGAACTGGTATGGCGGGAATTTTCTTCCAATCTCCTTTATTTTTTTCCTGACTTACCACAAAAAAACTTACAACAAAAATTCGATAATTTTCCTTGGGAAGAAAATAACGATTTCTTAATAAAATGGCAAAAGGGTATGACCGGCTATCCGATAGTTGATGCCGGTATGAGGGAATTATGGCAGACTGGATTTATGCATAACCGGGTACGGATGATCGTTGCTTCGTTTTTGGTAAAGCACTTAATGATCAATTGGAGACGGGGTCTTGAGTGGTTTCATGATTGCTTAGTTGATGCCGATATTGCAAATAATAGTGCTAGCTGGCAATGGGTGGCAGGTAGCGGAGCAGATGCAGCCCCTTATTTTCGTATTTTTAATCCTATTTTGCAGGGGCAAAAATTTGACCCTGAAGGTAATTATACGAAAAAATTTGTCCCTGAATTAAAGCAATTACCTATAAAATACCTATTTTCTCCTTGGCTTGCCCCGGAATCTATACTAGCTGCGCTTAATATAAGAATCGGTATAGATTATCCAAAACCAATCGTAGTACATGAAAAAGCAAGGCAAAAGGCTCTTGCCGCTTATAATGCAATTAGCGTATAA
- a CDS encoding methionyl-tRNA formyltransferase, translating into MNVIFMGTPEFAVPALKALLESTVHKVKAVFSQKPKAQGRGMKITESPVHRLAIAHNIPVYTPSTLKNEETANLIRSIDADIIVVTAYGFIIPKTILGAKKYGCLNIHPSDLPKYRGAAPLQRTIINGENKTAVCIMQMDEGLDTGNIIIKEELAVPNKITFTELHDKTSKIGARMLVQVLDNIDKITPFKQSDKGVSYAHKLSKEESKVNWHEPAFLIDCKVRGMNPWPGIYFEYQGKKIKITEAEPLMVEHKYDPGTLLNFNNKLCEIACSRGILRIIKLQPEGKKIMDAKDYLLGLNSKNKNIQFV; encoded by the coding sequence ATGAATGTGATTTTTATGGGTACTCCTGAGTTTGCAGTACCTGCGCTAAAAGCCCTACTGGAATCAACGGTTCACAAAGTTAAAGCTGTTTTTTCTCAAAAACCTAAAGCCCAGGGTAGAGGAATGAAAATAACAGAATCTCCTGTGCATAGGCTTGCTATTGCTCATAACATTCCAGTTTACACACCCTCAACCTTAAAAAATGAAGAGACAGCAAATTTGATCAGATCAATTGACGCAGATATTATAGTTGTTACTGCTTATGGTTTTATTATACCAAAAACTATTCTGGGGGCAAAAAAATATGGGTGCTTGAATATCCACCCTTCTGATTTACCTAAATATAGGGGAGCAGCTCCGCTTCAGCGTACAATAATTAACGGTGAGAATAAAACTGCTGTATGTATTATGCAAATGGATGAGGGGCTTGATACCGGCAATATAATAATTAAGGAAGAACTTGCTGTTCCTAATAAAATTACCTTTACAGAATTGCATGATAAAACTTCCAAGATCGGTGCAAGGATGCTTGTCCAGGTTCTTGATAATATCGATAAAATAACACCTTTTAAGCAATCTGATAAAGGCGTATCTTATGCTCATAAACTTTCTAAAGAGGAATCCAAAGTAAATTGGCATGAACCTGCTTTTTTAATAGATTGTAAGGTCAGAGGGATGAACCCATGGCCTGGAATTTATTTTGAATACCAAGGTAAAAAAATTAAAATAACCGAAGCTGAACCTCTTATGGTGGAGCATAAATACGACCCTGGCACACTACTAAACTTTAATAATAAACTGTGTGAAATTGCTTGTAGCAGAGGTATATTAAGGATCATTAAATTACAACCTGAAGGTAAAAAAATAATGGATGCAAAAGATTACCTTCTTGGCCTTAATAGTAAAAACAAAAATATCCAATTTGTTTAA
- a CDS encoding integration host factor, whose amino-acid sequence METITKEKIANLLKERLGFSSLICEEITNRIFSEILDLSLNNKKLVLPNFGKFQVYSKSKRPGLNLQTGEALEIEPRKVLRFSPASSLKEKINSYEVG is encoded by the coding sequence ATGGAAACAATTACTAAAGAAAAAATTGCTAATTTACTTAAAGAAAGATTGGGGTTTTCCTCTTTAATATGTGAAGAAATAACAAACAGGATTTTTTCTGAAATTCTTGATTTATCTCTCAATAACAAGAAGCTTGTATTACCAAATTTCGGTAAATTTCAAGTGTATAGTAAAAGCAAAAGGCCTGGCCTTAACCTCCAAACTGGAGAGGCATTAGAAATAGAACCTCGGAAAGTCTTGAGGTTTAGCCCTGCTAGTTCACTTAAAGAAAAAATAAATTCTTATGAAGTCGGTTAG
- a CDS encoding 3-oxoacyl-ACP synthase III, translated as MASKIIGTGGYLPEKVVTNFDLEKSIDTSDEWIKSRTGITQRHIAATDEFTSHLGYNAALQAIASAQIQKDDIDLIITCTNTSDNSFPSTANKIHGYLGLKHIPSFDLQAICSGFIYGLQVGDSMIKSGKYKTILLICADKMSSILDWQDRKTCVLFGDGAGAVILQKSESNSGIIDCDIFSDGSLGDILYTDGGVSTNGKSGVVKMAGAEVFKKAVEKMPESVYNILKKNNLTLGDVTYIIPHQANLRIISNMINQFAINPDKVIVTLDKHANCSAASIPLALAQLELTGKIKSGDILVFTAFGAGATWGAAILRW; from the coding sequence ATGGCCTCAAAAATTATAGGTACCGGAGGCTATCTACCAGAAAAAGTTGTTACTAATTTTGACCTTGAAAAGTCTATTGATACCAGCGATGAATGGATAAAATCAAGGACCGGTATAACCCAAAGGCATATAGCAGCAACTGACGAATTTACCTCTCACCTCGGGTACAATGCTGCTCTCCAGGCAATTGCTAGTGCTCAAATACAAAAAGACGATATAGACCTAATTATTACCTGCACTAATACCTCAGATAACAGTTTTCCTTCTACTGCCAATAAAATCCATGGTTACCTGGGCCTTAAACACATTCCGTCATTTGATTTACAGGCAATTTGCTCCGGATTTATTTACGGCCTCCAGGTTGGAGATAGTATGATCAAATCGGGCAAATATAAGACTATATTATTAATTTGCGCAGATAAAATGTCTTCTATATTGGATTGGCAGGATCGAAAAACCTGTGTGTTGTTTGGTGATGGAGCTGGAGCAGTTATATTGCAAAAATCTGAGTCTAATTCGGGTATAATCGACTGTGATATTTTTTCGGACGGTTCGCTTGGCGATATACTTTATACTGACGGCGGGGTTAGTACTAACGGCAAAAGCGGAGTAGTAAAAATGGCAGGGGCAGAAGTCTTTAAAAAGGCGGTCGAAAAAATGCCCGAGTCCGTTTACAATATCCTAAAAAAAAATAACCTTACCCTGGGCGATGTTACTTATATTATTCCCCACCAGGCAAATCTAAGGATAATTAGTAACATGATTAATCAGTTTGCAATTAATCCTGATAAGGTAATTGTTACATTAGATAAACATGCAAATTGTTCTGCTGCATCCATTCCACTCGCTCTAGCACAATTAGAGTTGACGGGAAAAATTAAATCTGGTGATATATTAGTATTTACCGCTTTTGGAGCTGGTGCAACTTGGGGAGCAGCAATTCTCCGTTGGTAA
- a CDS encoding 50S ribosomal protein L32: MAVPKKKTSKSRRNQRRSHDALARINVIIDKDTGEYRLPHHLDKTSGEYRNRQIVIAKTKPQETE; this comes from the coding sequence ATGGCAGTTCCAAAGAAAAAAACTTCTAAATCCAGACGTAATCAAAGACGTTCTCATGATGCTCTGGCTAGAATTAACGTAATAATTGATAAAGATACAGGTGAATATAGGTTACCTCACCACCTTGATAAAACAAGCGGCGAATATAGAAATCGTCAAATAGTTATAGCAAAAACTAAACCTCAAGAAACAGAGTAA
- a CDS encoding cell envelope protein SmpA gives MKLFTHPFNKRLVRPFLLVIFILLSGCQSIDVRGQFVSDNAIEEINSRKLTQDEIIDLIGTPTYIPEYSHNTWYYIQRSLAKRAWFEPKVVEQRIVKISFNDNRKLLGASLLQDIHNENVNIESKYTKAHGTEQGSLQKFVKNIGRFNKTTDGKKKRQKNK, from the coding sequence ATGAAGCTATTTACACACCCTTTTAATAAGCGCTTGGTTAGACCTTTTTTATTGGTAATATTTATCTTACTTAGCGGCTGCCAGTCTATTGACGTAAGGGGGCAGTTTGTCAGCGATAATGCCATTGAGGAAATTAACTCTAGAAAATTAACTCAAGATGAAATTATTGATTTAATCGGTACACCCACCTATATTCCCGAATATTCACATAACACGTGGTACTATATTCAAAGATCTCTAGCTAAGCGTGCTTGGTTTGAACCAAAAGTAGTTGAACAACGAATTGTAAAAATTAGCTTTAACGATAACAGGAAACTGCTAGGGGCTTCTTTGCTTCAGGATATACATAATGAGAATGTTAACATAGAGAGTAAATACACTAAGGCCCACGGTACTGAGCAGGGTAGTCTACAAAAGTTTGTAAAGAATATAGGTAGATTCAACAAAACCACTGACGGCAAAAAGAAGCGGCAGAAAAATAAATAA